A window of the Brassica oleracea var. oleracea cultivar TO1000 chromosome C1, BOL, whole genome shotgun sequence genome harbors these coding sequences:
- the LOC106309256 gene encoding auxin-responsive protein IAA11, translating to MEGGSASTLSNDDNLVVSSEDSSSPTENGLELRLTLSLGRKGFRDCRASQANDDSSSSSSSPSSLSSRASVTAGIKRTADSMAPTSGQVVGWPPIRTYRMNSMVNQAKTLAMEDPQQVNRNTNDATKMGSSMFVKVTMDGIPIGRKIDLNAHKCYESLSNALEDMFLKPNTVPSTQETDGRLETRLKILPDGSSGLVLTYEDKEGDWMLVGDVPWRMFIGSVKRLRIMKTSEATGAAKMNL from the exons ATGGAAGGCGGTTCCGCTTCGACTTTGTCAAACGATGATAATCTCGTCGTCTCCTCCGAGGATTCTTCTTCTCCGACAGAGAACGGTCTCGAGCTTCGTCTTACGTTGAGCCTCGGTCGAAAGGGGTTTCGAGATTGTAGGGCTTCTCAAGCTAATGATGATTCTTCTTCTTCTTCGTCATCACCTTCTTCCTTGAGTAGCAGAGCTAGCGTAACGGCCGGGATCAAGCGAACAGCTGATTCCATGGCACCTACTAGTGG GCAAGTTGTGGGGTGGCCACCAATAAGGACTTACAGGATGAACAGTATGGTTAACCAAGCCAAGACATTGGCCATGGAAGATCCACAACAAGTAAACAGAAATACAAATGATGCAACAAAGATGGGAAGCTCGATGTTTGTGAAGGTGACTATGGATGGTATTCCCATTGGAAGGAAAATCGATCTGAATGCTCATAAATGCTATGAATCATTGTCCAACGCTCTCGAAGACATGTTTCTCAAACCCAACACAG TTCCAAGCACACAAGAAACTGATGGTCGCTTGGAAACAAGGCTCAAGATACTACCAGATGGGTCTTCTGGATTAGTACTAACATATGAAGACAAGGAAGGAGATTGGATGCTTGTTGGTGATGTTCCCTGGAG GATGTTTATTGGTTCTGTGAAAAGGCTCCGGATAATGAAAACATCAGAAGCTACTGGTGCAG CTAAAATGAACTTATAA